From Methanobrevibacter boviskoreani JH1, one genomic window encodes:
- a CDS encoding AIR synthase-related protein — protein sequence MDIEGFVRARIDNTNEETLKNVLAERIREYKDIDEERSLLMAQSVIDEVKTTLKVNESDDEFLKDIMAPPKADVTMGKMGVGSRGAGDFFVHRRIAQIVSSTNTASEVNPSAQDDGGVVKVPAKGDDVYVTTAVDGVHSRLSDYPFLGGFHVTRATLRDVCVMGANPVSILSDLHLADDGDVGKLFDFTAGVCAVSELLDVPLVAGSTLRVGGDMVIGDRLVSAVGSVGVSPYPPTARKGATDGDIILMTEGAGGGTITTTALYNGFFDVVWDTLNVSFVKASNAIFNNDLVKDIHAMTDVTNGGLRGDAHEISSTTGVGLKFDHEKIKSLVAPNVLNMLDTLNIDPLGVSTDSLMLIVPPEISDDVVKAVSDVGVRIDQIGIVDSEGSPRLVEEDGSETTLTPLFREAAYTKIKKLVGDTTPEDFEKMKDKVQKAADESIRKKERVIDYIRNNARS from the coding sequence ATGGATATTGAAGGATTTGTAAGAGCGAGAATAGATAATACTAATGAAGAAACATTAAAGAATGTCTTAGCAGAAAGGATAAGAGAATATAAGGATATTGATGAGGAACGTTCTCTTTTAATGGCTCAGAGTGTTATTGATGAAGTTAAAACAACACTTAAAGTTAATGAAAGTGATGACGAATTTTTAAAGGACATTATGGCTCCCCCAAAGGCAGATGTGACCATGGGTAAAATGGGGGTAGGTTCCCGTGGAGCAGGTGATTTCTTTGTACACAGAAGAATAGCCCAAATCGTATCTAGTACAAATACTGCCTCCGAGGTAAATCCGTCAGCCCAAGATGATGGTGGAGTGGTGAAGGTACCTGCAAAAGGTGATGATGTATATGTTACAACTGCGGTGGATGGGGTACATTCAAGACTTAGTGACTATCCGTTTCTAGGAGGTTTCCATGTAACACGTGCAACCTTAAGGGATGTATGTGTAATGGGGGCTAATCCGGTATCCATATTAAGCGATCTCCACCTTGCAGATGACGGTGATGTAGGTAAACTGTTTGATTTTACAGCAGGTGTATGTGCAGTATCAGAGCTTTTGGATGTTCCACTTGTTGCAGGTAGTACACTACGTGTAGGTGGAGACATGGTTATTGGAGACAGACTTGTAAGTGCCGTTGGAAGTGTGGGTGTGTCACCTTATCCACCAACTGCAAGGAAAGGCGCAACCGATGGTGATATCATTCTCATGACAGAGGGAGCAGGTGGAGGAACCATTACAACTACTGCATTGTATAATGGTTTCTTTGATGTCGTATGGGATACCTTAAACGTGTCCTTTGTAAAGGCTTCAAATGCAATATTTAACAATGATCTTGTAAAGGATATCCATGCAATGACAGATGTAACCAATGGGGGATTACGTGGAGATGCACATGAAATCTCATCAACCACAGGTGTAGGTTTAAAGTTTGACCATGAGAAGATCAAATCATTGGTGGCTCCTAATGTTCTAAACATGTTGGATACATTAAACATAGATCCGCTAGGTGTTTCCACCGATTCATTGATGTTGATTGTACCTCCCGAAATATCCGATGATGTTGTAAAGGCCGTATCAGATGTTGGTGTAAGGATAGATCAAATAGGTATAGTCGATAGTGAAGGCAGTCCAAGACTTGTTGAGGAGGACGGTTCCGAGACAACCCTAACACCGTTATTCAGGGAAGCCGCTTATACAAAGATTAAAAAACTGGTGGGGGATACAACTCCTGAGGACTTTGAGAAGATGAAGGATAAGGTTCAAAAAGCGGCTGATGAATCAATACGTAAAAAGGAAAGGGTAATAGATTATATCAGAAATAATGCAAGGTCCTAA